A DNA window from Kitasatospora atroaurantiaca contains the following coding sequences:
- a CDS encoding DUF5941 domain-containing protein — MLRAHDAEQLAALVATADPADRVAVIDAGFVGHRHALRLALTDPRFPAAAVPGAVVVSGAQARTALASAAHRLTAHGPTAEPRLPHQRGTAPRAAERSTDRSTESSTDQSTDRSTEPYGPQPLPDVLAGELAHHGIPVQRPELGTLVATVPANETELQAARAAVAEVDEEAVRLRRAVKARDGFFTTFCVSPYSRYLARWCARRGLTPNQVTTASLLVALLAAGCAATGTRPGFIAAGVLLLASFVLDCTDGQLARYSLQYSTVGAWLDATFDRCKEYAFYAGLALGAARTGDHVWALSLAAMVLMTFRHSVDFAFMAADQDTARNPVTPGGPAKSTNSSPTAQLSSRLDRVGWTVWARRIIVLPIGERWALIALLTAVTTPRITLTVLLVGCALACCYTTAGRVLRSVTRRRPRGDQAAHEVATLADGGPLAELLAPVLRPVARRLPALAVPVLAALAAAGLPAAVYLSAGTWQAVAAAGGYVLLSALVLARKLNGSLDWLAPAFFRAGEYLTVLALALRLDTGALPAAFGLVAAVAYHHYDTVYRLRGGTGAPAGWLVRAAGGQEGRALLVTLVAALAYTGSPVGPVGHQIAGADVLQGLLVALAAVLALVVVAESIHFWVFGDATAEHDESGDTA, encoded by the coding sequence ATACTGCGGGCCCATGACGCCGAGCAGCTTGCCGCCCTGGTCGCGACGGCCGACCCGGCCGACCGCGTCGCCGTTATAGACGCGGGCTTCGTCGGCCACCGCCACGCGCTGCGCCTCGCGCTGACCGACCCGCGCTTCCCCGCCGCCGCCGTTCCCGGTGCCGTCGTGGTCTCCGGCGCCCAGGCCCGTACGGCCCTGGCCTCGGCGGCCCACCGCCTGACGGCCCACGGCCCGACGGCCGAACCGCGCCTCCCGCACCAGCGCGGCACGGCCCCCCGCGCCGCCGAGCGGAGCACAGACCGGAGCACCGAGTCGAGCACCGACCAAAGCACCGACCGGAGCACCGAGCCGTACGGCCCGCAGCCGCTCCCCGACGTGCTGGCCGGCGAGCTCGCCCACCACGGCATCCCCGTCCAGCGCCCCGAGCTCGGCACGCTGGTCGCCACCGTCCCCGCCAACGAGACCGAGCTGCAGGCCGCCCGCGCCGCCGTGGCCGAGGTGGACGAGGAGGCGGTCCGGCTGCGCCGGGCGGTGAAGGCCCGGGACGGCTTCTTCACCACCTTCTGCGTGAGCCCGTACTCCCGCTACCTCGCCCGCTGGTGCGCCAGGCGCGGACTGACCCCCAACCAGGTCACCACCGCCTCGCTGCTGGTCGCCCTGCTGGCGGCGGGCTGCGCCGCCACCGGCACCCGGCCGGGCTTCATAGCCGCCGGCGTCCTGCTGCTCGCGTCCTTCGTGCTCGACTGCACCGACGGCCAGCTGGCCCGCTACTCCCTGCAGTACTCCACCGTCGGAGCCTGGCTCGACGCCACCTTCGACCGCTGCAAGGAGTACGCCTTCTACGCCGGCCTGGCCCTCGGCGCGGCCCGTACGGGGGACCACGTCTGGGCGCTCTCGCTGGCCGCGATGGTCCTGATGACCTTCCGGCACAGCGTGGACTTCGCCTTCATGGCCGCCGACCAGGACACCGCCCGCAACCCGGTCACCCCGGGCGGCCCGGCCAAGTCCACCAACTCCAGCCCCACCGCCCAGCTCTCCAGCCGCCTGGACCGCGTCGGCTGGACGGTCTGGGCACGCCGGATCATCGTCCTGCCGATCGGCGAGCGCTGGGCTCTGATAGCCCTGCTCACCGCGGTCACGACCCCCCGCATCACGCTCACCGTCCTGCTCGTCGGCTGCGCGCTGGCCTGCTGCTACACCACGGCCGGCCGGGTGCTGCGCTCGGTGACCCGCCGCCGCCCCCGTGGGGACCAGGCGGCCCACGAGGTCGCGACCCTCGCCGACGGCGGGCCGTTGGCCGAGCTGCTGGCACCCGTCCTGCGCCCCGTCGCCCGCCGCCTGCCCGCCCTCGCGGTGCCGGTGCTGGCCGCCCTGGCCGCCGCCGGGCTGCCCGCCGCCGTGTACCTGTCCGCCGGCACCTGGCAGGCCGTGGCCGCCGCCGGCGGTTACGTCCTCCTCTCCGCCCTCGTGCTGGCCCGCAAGCTCAACGGCTCCCTCGACTGGCTGGCGCCCGCGTTCTTCCGGGCCGGTGAGTACCTGACCGTGCTGGCCCTCGCCCTGCGCCTGGACACCGGGGCCCTCCCGGCCGCGTTCGGGCTGGTCGCCGCGGTCGCCTACCATCACTACGACACGGTGTACCGCCTTCGCGGCGGCACCGGAGCGCCGGCCGGATGGCTGGTACGGGCGGCCGGCGGGCAGGAAGGCCGGGCACTGCTCGTCACCCTCGTCGCGGCGCTCGCCTACACCGGCAGCCCCGTCGGACCCGTCGGGCACCAGATCGCCGGGGCGGATGTGCTGCAGGGCCTTCTGGTGGCCCTGGCAGCCGTACTAGCCCTGGTTGTGGTCGCCGAGAGCATCCATTTCTGGGTGTTCGGTGACGCCACAGCAGAACACGATGAGTCAGGAGACACCGCATGA
- the idi gene encoding isopentenyl-diphosphate Delta-isomerase has translation MPESRPTSQTHFASESDIDTGLDVETDVAAVPSSSSPSASSSSSATSSAPSASEILLELVDDEGVTIGTAEKLWAHQQPGRLHRAFSVFLFDRQGRLLLQRRALGKYHSPGVWSNTCCGHPYPDEQPFVAAARRTAEELGAAPALLCEAGTVRYDLPDEASGLIEREWNHLFVGLITAPLRPDPAEVDDTRFVTAQELKALEAERPFSVWFRTVFEAALPGIREIAGRDW, from the coding sequence ATGCCCGAGAGCCGACCGACCAGCCAGACCCACTTCGCCTCGGAGTCGGACATCGACACCGGGCTGGACGTGGAGACGGACGTGGCCGCCGTGCCCTCTTCCTCTTCCCCTTCGGCCTCTTCGTCATCCTCGGCGACCTCCTCTGCCCCTTCGGCATCGGAGATCCTGCTGGAACTGGTCGACGACGAGGGTGTGACGATCGGCACGGCGGAGAAGCTCTGGGCCCACCAGCAGCCGGGCCGGCTGCACCGGGCCTTCTCGGTCTTCCTGTTCGACCGTCAGGGGCGCCTGCTGCTGCAGCGCCGGGCCCTCGGCAAGTACCACTCCCCCGGCGTCTGGTCGAACACCTGCTGCGGCCACCCGTACCCTGACGAGCAGCCGTTCGTGGCCGCCGCGCGGCGTACCGCCGAGGAGCTCGGTGCCGCACCCGCACTGCTCTGCGAGGCCGGCACGGTCCGCTACGACCTGCCGGACGAGGCCTCCGGACTGATCGAGCGGGAGTGGAACCACCTGTTCGTCGGCCTGATCACCGCACCGCTGCGGCCGGACCCGGCCGAGGTCGACGACACCCGCTTCGTCACGGCGCAGGAGCTGAAGGCACTGGAGGCCGAGCGCCCGTTCTCGGTGTGGTTCCGTACGGTCTTCGAGGCCGCGCTCCCCGGCATCCGGGAGATCGCCGGACGGGACTGGTAG